In Ignavibacteriales bacterium, the following are encoded in one genomic region:
- a CDS encoding DUF4160 domain-containing protein: MSEALLLKRKKMTIAENKIEVAIKSGKINNVYYPHFIAYYNGGYAKFALDMKMTEGKLPPKETHEIMDWARKNYDLLEEKWLYMMSHTKVNQTNL; this comes from the coding sequence ATGAGTGAGGCGCTCTTACTTAAAAGAAAAAAGATGACTATAGCAGAGAATAAAATAGAAGTTGCGATCAAAAGTGGTAAAATTAATAACGTTTATTACCCGCACTTTATTGCATATTATAATGGGGGATATGCAAAATTTGCATTGGATATGAAGATGACGGAGGGAAAACTTCCTCCTAAAGAAACCCATGAAATAATGGATTGGGCAAGGAAGAATTATGATCTGCTCGAAGAAAAGTGGTTATATATGATGAGTCATACAAAGGTTAATCAAACAAACTTATAA
- a CDS encoding T9SS type A sorting domain-containing protein, protein MKNLKLFLMIIFPVLLISGTLSAANWTPLGSGMNGDVNAVVEYSGKIIAAGEFTTSGGVSANYIAQWNGSSWSPMGNGFNDTVYALAVYNNELYAGGEFTFSGSTFVNYIAKWNGTGWVRVANGVNDEVKTLGIYSASLVAGGSFTSAGGNSANYIAKYNGTSWSALGSGMNDQVFTVTVYNGALIAGGRFSSAGGNSANSIAKWNGSSWSALGSGINDRVFALMTYNNMLIAGGEFTQAGGTSVGYIAGWNGSSWVNYGGGVEDRVYAFTIYNNELVAAGHFKFAGSSNSVPANRVARWNGTQWSAFGQGLDNKVEALTVVGNALIAGGEFFHSGGTIINRIAAWNYTSTSISQIGNSISEKYQLSQNFPNPFNPSTSIEFNLPSTGLVSLKVFDLAGKEVADLVNGQLSAGQYKYNFDASKLSSGVYFYKLQSGEFVQTKKMTLIK, encoded by the coding sequence ATGAAAAACCTAAAACTTTTTTTGATGATAATTTTCCCGGTTCTGTTAATAAGCGGGACTTTATCAGCCGCTAACTGGACCCCCCTGGGAAGCGGAATGAATGGAGATGTAAACGCAGTTGTTGAATATAGCGGAAAGATTATTGCCGCAGGCGAATTCACAACTTCCGGCGGAGTATCAGCTAACTATATAGCCCAATGGAACGGCTCAAGCTGGTCGCCAATGGGAAATGGATTTAATGATACGGTTTATGCACTCGCTGTATATAATAACGAATTATATGCTGGCGGTGAATTTACATTCTCCGGAAGTACCTTTGTTAACTACATTGCAAAGTGGAATGGAACAGGATGGGTTAGGGTTGCCAACGGAGTGAACGATGAAGTGAAGACACTGGGTATATATAGTGCGTCATTGGTAGCGGGCGGTTCATTTACGAGTGCAGGCGGAAATAGCGCGAATTATATTGCTAAGTATAACGGCACAAGCTGGTCAGCGCTTGGTAGCGGAATGAACGACCAGGTTTTTACGGTCACGGTTTATAACGGAGCATTAATAGCAGGTGGTAGATTCAGTTCGGCAGGCGGTAATAGCGCAAACAGTATTGCAAAATGGAACGGTTCATCATGGAGTGCTTTAGGTAGTGGTATTAATGACAGGGTATTTGCTCTTATGACTTATAATAACATGCTGATAGCAGGAGGAGAATTTACTCAAGCAGGTGGTACATCAGTTGGATACATTGCCGGATGGAACGGATCTTCATGGGTTAATTACGGTGGTGGCGTCGAAGATAGAGTTTACGCATTCACTATATATAATAATGAACTCGTAGCAGCAGGGCACTTCAAGTTTGCCGGATCAAGTAATTCGGTACCTGCCAATAGAGTAGCACGCTGGAATGGAACTCAATGGTCAGCATTCGGACAGGGATTAGACAATAAAGTTGAAGCATTAACGGTTGTTGGGAACGCTTTGATTGCTGGGGGTGAGTTTTTCCATTCAGGAGGAACAATTATTAACAGAATAGCTGCATGGAATTATACTTCAACGTCAATTTCTCAGATAGGTAATTCAATATCGGAAAAATACCAGCTTTCTCAGAATTTTCCAAACCCGTTCAACCCATCGACATCAATAGAATTCAATCTTCCTTCTACAGGCCTTGTATCTCTAAAGGTATTTGACCTTGCCGGAAAGGAAGTTGCTGATCTTGTAAACGGACAATTGTCAGCCGGACAATATAAGTACAATTTTGATGCGTCTAAGCTATCTTCAGGCGTATATTTTTACAAACTGCAATCAGGTGAGTTTGTACAGACTAAAAAAATGACCTTAATTAAATAA